From Pelmatolapia mariae isolate MD_Pm_ZW linkage group LG1, Pm_UMD_F_2, whole genome shotgun sequence, one genomic window encodes:
- the scml2 gene encoding polycomb protein SCMH1 isoform X2: MGRTPHRDQKEEKKERRSSITAGSALDKSNEPFSWEEYLRETSSTAASPSCFKQSRVPPSNDFKAGMKLEARDPRNSNSVCIATVMGMMGTRLRLRLDGSDNTNDFWRLVDSLDIQPIGTCERNGDMLQPPLGFRMNASSWPMFLLRTLSGAEMAPASAFKKEPASPAKNYFQPGMKLEAVDRKNPYLICPATVGEVRGQEIFVMFDGWRGAFDYWCPFDSRDIFPVGWCALTKHNLQPPGNFFTLPGALLAPVSSTSSTRRSSFNSSSMQTSYRLPNPLPPLPVRKGVRGRRPKSQTIALLKAAAEAAAAAAVNGASQSPARTSTETQLAPRPHKKRGPKPKNKKKPRVVQSLGASSVTAPPPETRLSISHVSADNNNLNNSTNVVCTVCVYVNKHGDYGPHLDRKLVQQLPDHFGPAPVNAVLQQAVQACVDCTYQPSVLLSFLQSQSHTGGEVIRVRSEHGIRYVKLPSASSASSVLRFLENMCQHLESDSLFSSQPFSPYSNNTRFYNRAKSEPLCVAENGLPNNDPSKDPTPSPRPLHNTPDYRAAKRERPYYPGHAQTPPPPLRRVSSNPTEPGPVCAHRRVEASSTTGPDHMKQDKDASGNSASSWSVDDVIRFVQEADPHTLGPHVELFRKHEIDGKALMLLRSDVIMKYMGLKLGPALKLCHHIEKLKQTKQ; encoded by the exons ATGGGCCGAACGCCACACAGAG ATcaaaaggaggagaagaaggagagaCGGAGCAGCATCACAGCGGGCTCTGCTCTCGACAAGTCTAATG AACCGTTCAGCTGGGAGGAATATCTGAGAGAAACGTCCTCCACTGCAGCGTCGCCCTCTTGCTTCAAACAG TCCAGAGTCCCCCCCTCCAATGACTTCAAGGCAGGTATGAAACTTGAAGCACGGGACCCTCGCAACTCTAACTCGGTGTGCATCGCAACGGTGATGGGGATGATGGGCACTCGGCTACGCCTGCGTCTGGATGGTAGCGACAACACCAACGATTTCTGGCGGCTGGTCGACTCGTTGGACATCCAGCCAATAGGAACCTGCGAGAGGAACGGAGACATGCTGCAGCCGCCGCTCG GTTTCAGGATGAATGCATCCTCCTGGCCCATGTTCCTCTTACGGACGCTCAGCGGTGCAGAGATGGCCCCAGCTTCAGCTTTTAAGAAG GAACCTGCCAGCCCTGCCAAAAACTACTTTCAGCCTGGTATGAAGCTAGAGGCAGTGGACAGGAAGAACCCTTACCTGATTTGTCCCGCCACAGTgggtgaggtcagaggtcaggagaTTTTTGTCATGTTCGACGGCTGGCGAGGCGCCTTTGACTACTGGTGCCCCTTCGACTCCAGAGACATCTTCCCTGTCGGCTGGTGTGCCCTGACGAAACACAACCTGCAGCCACCCGGAAACTTCT TTACCCTCCCTGGTGCCCTGCTTGCTCCTGTTTCTTCCACCTCATCTACACGTCGCTCGTCTTTTAACTCCTCCTCCATGCAGACCTCGTACCGACTGCCCAACCCCTTGCCTCCCCTCCCTGTACGCAAGGGTGTCCGCGGTCGTCGTCCCAAATCCCAGACTATCGCTTTATTGAAAGCGGCGGcagaagctgcagcagcagcagcggtaaaTGGAGCGTCACAAAGCCCGGCCAGAACTAGCACTGAGACTCAACTGGCCCCCAGACCACACAAGAAGAGAGGACCTAAGCCTAAGAACAAG AAGAAGCCTCGGGTGGTACAGTCCCTGGGGGCGTCATCAGTTACAGCTCCACCTCCAGAGACCAGATTGAGTATCAGCCACGTCTCAGCGGACAACAACAACCTTAACAACAGCACAAATGTAGTTTGcacag tgtgtgtctatgtgaaCAAGCACGGTGACTACGGCCCGCATCTTGATCGAAAACTGGTGCAGCAACTCCCAGACCACTTCGGTCCAGCTCCAGTCAACGCAGTGCTTCAGCAGGCTGTTCAGGCCTGCGTCGACTGCACATACCAGCCCTCTGTACTGCTGTCATTTCTGCAGAGCCAGTCCCATACAGGAGGAGAAGTCATTAGAG TGCGGTCAGAGCATGGTATCCGCTATGTGAAGCTGCCCTCTGCGTCCAGTGCTTCTTCTGTGCTGCGGTTCCTGGAGAACATGTGCCAACATCTGGAGAGTGACAGTCTCTTCAGCTCGCAGCCTTTCAGCCCCTACAGCAACAACACTCGCTTCTACAATAGGGCCAAGTCAG AACCACTGTGTGTTGCTGAGAACGGCCTGCCTAACAACGATCCCTCTAAGGATCCCACTCCGAGCCCCCGCCCCCTTCACAACACGCCAGACTACAGAGCAGCCAAGAGGGAGCGTCCGTATTACCCCGGACATGCACAGACGCCGCCGCCGCCTCTCCGACGAGTCAGCTCCAACCCCACTGAACCTGGCCCAGTGTGTGCACACAGACGAGTGGAGG CTAGCTCAACAACAGGTCCAGACCACATGAAACAGGACAAAGATGCTTCCGGAAACAGCGCTTCCTCCTGGTCGGTTGATGATGTCATACGGTTTGTCCAAGAAGCCGATCCCCACACTCTCGGGCCGCACGTGGAACTGTTCAGGAAACAC GAGATTGATGGGAAGGCACTGATGCTGCTGCGCAGTGACGTCATTATGAAGTACATGGGTCTGAAGCTGGGCCCTGCGCTAAAGCTCTGTCATCACATCGAGAAGCTGAAGCAGACCAAGCAGTAG
- the scml2 gene encoding polycomb protein SCMH1 isoform X1, whose translation MGRTPHRDQKEEKKERRSSITAGSALDKSNEPFSWEEYLRETSSTAASPSCFKQSRVPPSNDFKAGMKLEARDPRNSNSVCIATVMGMMGTRLRLRLDGSDNTNDFWRLVDSLDIQPIGTCERNGDMLQPPLGFRMNASSWPMFLLRTLSGAEMAPASAFKKEPASPAKNYFQPGMKLEAVDRKNPYLICPATVGEVRGQEIFVMFDGWRGAFDYWCPFDSRDIFPVGWCALTKHNLQPPGNFFTLPGALLAPVSSTSSTRRSSFNSSSMQTSYRLPNPLPPLPVRKGVRGRRPKSQTIALLKAAAEAAAAAAVNGASQSPARTSTETQLAPRPHKKRGPKPKNKKKPRVVQSLGASSVTAPPPETRLSISHVSADNNNLNNSTNVVCTVCVYVNKHGDYGPHLDRKLVQQLPDHFGPAPVNAVLQQAVQACVDCTYQPSVLLSFLQSQSHTGGEVIRVRSEHGIRYVKLPSASSASSVLRFLENMCQHLESDSLFSSQPFSPYSNNTRFYNRAKSEPLCVAENGLPNNDPSKDPTPSPRPLHNTPDYRAAKRERPYYPGHAQTPPPPLRRVSSNPTEPGPVCAHRRVEAASSTTGPDHMKQDKDASGNSASSWSVDDVIRFVQEADPHTLGPHVELFRKHEIDGKALMLLRSDVIMKYMGLKLGPALKLCHHIEKLKQTKQ comes from the exons ATGGGCCGAACGCCACACAGAG ATcaaaaggaggagaagaaggagagaCGGAGCAGCATCACAGCGGGCTCTGCTCTCGACAAGTCTAATG AACCGTTCAGCTGGGAGGAATATCTGAGAGAAACGTCCTCCACTGCAGCGTCGCCCTCTTGCTTCAAACAG TCCAGAGTCCCCCCCTCCAATGACTTCAAGGCAGGTATGAAACTTGAAGCACGGGACCCTCGCAACTCTAACTCGGTGTGCATCGCAACGGTGATGGGGATGATGGGCACTCGGCTACGCCTGCGTCTGGATGGTAGCGACAACACCAACGATTTCTGGCGGCTGGTCGACTCGTTGGACATCCAGCCAATAGGAACCTGCGAGAGGAACGGAGACATGCTGCAGCCGCCGCTCG GTTTCAGGATGAATGCATCCTCCTGGCCCATGTTCCTCTTACGGACGCTCAGCGGTGCAGAGATGGCCCCAGCTTCAGCTTTTAAGAAG GAACCTGCCAGCCCTGCCAAAAACTACTTTCAGCCTGGTATGAAGCTAGAGGCAGTGGACAGGAAGAACCCTTACCTGATTTGTCCCGCCACAGTgggtgaggtcagaggtcaggagaTTTTTGTCATGTTCGACGGCTGGCGAGGCGCCTTTGACTACTGGTGCCCCTTCGACTCCAGAGACATCTTCCCTGTCGGCTGGTGTGCCCTGACGAAACACAACCTGCAGCCACCCGGAAACTTCT TTACCCTCCCTGGTGCCCTGCTTGCTCCTGTTTCTTCCACCTCATCTACACGTCGCTCGTCTTTTAACTCCTCCTCCATGCAGACCTCGTACCGACTGCCCAACCCCTTGCCTCCCCTCCCTGTACGCAAGGGTGTCCGCGGTCGTCGTCCCAAATCCCAGACTATCGCTTTATTGAAAGCGGCGGcagaagctgcagcagcagcagcggtaaaTGGAGCGTCACAAAGCCCGGCCAGAACTAGCACTGAGACTCAACTGGCCCCCAGACCACACAAGAAGAGAGGACCTAAGCCTAAGAACAAG AAGAAGCCTCGGGTGGTACAGTCCCTGGGGGCGTCATCAGTTACAGCTCCACCTCCAGAGACCAGATTGAGTATCAGCCACGTCTCAGCGGACAACAACAACCTTAACAACAGCACAAATGTAGTTTGcacag tgtgtgtctatgtgaaCAAGCACGGTGACTACGGCCCGCATCTTGATCGAAAACTGGTGCAGCAACTCCCAGACCACTTCGGTCCAGCTCCAGTCAACGCAGTGCTTCAGCAGGCTGTTCAGGCCTGCGTCGACTGCACATACCAGCCCTCTGTACTGCTGTCATTTCTGCAGAGCCAGTCCCATACAGGAGGAGAAGTCATTAGAG TGCGGTCAGAGCATGGTATCCGCTATGTGAAGCTGCCCTCTGCGTCCAGTGCTTCTTCTGTGCTGCGGTTCCTGGAGAACATGTGCCAACATCTGGAGAGTGACAGTCTCTTCAGCTCGCAGCCTTTCAGCCCCTACAGCAACAACACTCGCTTCTACAATAGGGCCAAGTCAG AACCACTGTGTGTTGCTGAGAACGGCCTGCCTAACAACGATCCCTCTAAGGATCCCACTCCGAGCCCCCGCCCCCTTCACAACACGCCAGACTACAGAGCAGCCAAGAGGGAGCGTCCGTATTACCCCGGACATGCACAGACGCCGCCGCCGCCTCTCCGACGAGTCAGCTCCAACCCCACTGAACCTGGCCCAGTGTGTGCACACAGACGAGTGGAGG CAGCTAGCTCAACAACAGGTCCAGACCACATGAAACAGGACAAAGATGCTTCCGGAAACAGCGCTTCCTCCTGGTCGGTTGATGATGTCATACGGTTTGTCCAAGAAGCCGATCCCCACACTCTCGGGCCGCACGTGGAACTGTTCAGGAAACAC GAGATTGATGGGAAGGCACTGATGCTGCTGCGCAGTGACGTCATTATGAAGTACATGGGTCTGAAGCTGGGCCCTGCGCTAAAGCTCTGTCATCACATCGAGAAGCTGAAGCAGACCAAGCAGTAG
- the scml2 gene encoding polycomb protein SCMH1 isoform X3, translating to MFDQKEEKKERRSSITAGSALDKSNEPFSWEEYLRETSSTAASPSCFKQSRVPPSNDFKAGMKLEARDPRNSNSVCIATVMGMMGTRLRLRLDGSDNTNDFWRLVDSLDIQPIGTCERNGDMLQPPLGFRMNASSWPMFLLRTLSGAEMAPASAFKKEPASPAKNYFQPGMKLEAVDRKNPYLICPATVGEVRGQEIFVMFDGWRGAFDYWCPFDSRDIFPVGWCALTKHNLQPPGNFFTLPGALLAPVSSTSSTRRSSFNSSSMQTSYRLPNPLPPLPVRKGVRGRRPKSQTIALLKAAAEAAAAAAVNGASQSPARTSTETQLAPRPHKKRGPKPKNKKKPRVVQSLGASSVTAPPPETRLSISHVSADNNNLNNSTNVVCTVCVYVNKHGDYGPHLDRKLVQQLPDHFGPAPVNAVLQQAVQACVDCTYQPSVLLSFLQSQSHTGGEVIRVRSEHGIRYVKLPSASSASSVLRFLENMCQHLESDSLFSSQPFSPYSNNTRFYNRAKSEPLCVAENGLPNNDPSKDPTPSPRPLHNTPDYRAAKRERPYYPGHAQTPPPPLRRVSSNPTEPGPVCAHRRVEAASSTTGPDHMKQDKDASGNSASSWSVDDVIRFVQEADPHTLGPHVELFRKHEIDGKALMLLRSDVIMKYMGLKLGPALKLCHHIEKLKQTKQ from the exons ATGTTTG ATcaaaaggaggagaagaaggagagaCGGAGCAGCATCACAGCGGGCTCTGCTCTCGACAAGTCTAATG AACCGTTCAGCTGGGAGGAATATCTGAGAGAAACGTCCTCCACTGCAGCGTCGCCCTCTTGCTTCAAACAG TCCAGAGTCCCCCCCTCCAATGACTTCAAGGCAGGTATGAAACTTGAAGCACGGGACCCTCGCAACTCTAACTCGGTGTGCATCGCAACGGTGATGGGGATGATGGGCACTCGGCTACGCCTGCGTCTGGATGGTAGCGACAACACCAACGATTTCTGGCGGCTGGTCGACTCGTTGGACATCCAGCCAATAGGAACCTGCGAGAGGAACGGAGACATGCTGCAGCCGCCGCTCG GTTTCAGGATGAATGCATCCTCCTGGCCCATGTTCCTCTTACGGACGCTCAGCGGTGCAGAGATGGCCCCAGCTTCAGCTTTTAAGAAG GAACCTGCCAGCCCTGCCAAAAACTACTTTCAGCCTGGTATGAAGCTAGAGGCAGTGGACAGGAAGAACCCTTACCTGATTTGTCCCGCCACAGTgggtgaggtcagaggtcaggagaTTTTTGTCATGTTCGACGGCTGGCGAGGCGCCTTTGACTACTGGTGCCCCTTCGACTCCAGAGACATCTTCCCTGTCGGCTGGTGTGCCCTGACGAAACACAACCTGCAGCCACCCGGAAACTTCT TTACCCTCCCTGGTGCCCTGCTTGCTCCTGTTTCTTCCACCTCATCTACACGTCGCTCGTCTTTTAACTCCTCCTCCATGCAGACCTCGTACCGACTGCCCAACCCCTTGCCTCCCCTCCCTGTACGCAAGGGTGTCCGCGGTCGTCGTCCCAAATCCCAGACTATCGCTTTATTGAAAGCGGCGGcagaagctgcagcagcagcagcggtaaaTGGAGCGTCACAAAGCCCGGCCAGAACTAGCACTGAGACTCAACTGGCCCCCAGACCACACAAGAAGAGAGGACCTAAGCCTAAGAACAAG AAGAAGCCTCGGGTGGTACAGTCCCTGGGGGCGTCATCAGTTACAGCTCCACCTCCAGAGACCAGATTGAGTATCAGCCACGTCTCAGCGGACAACAACAACCTTAACAACAGCACAAATGTAGTTTGcacag tgtgtgtctatgtgaaCAAGCACGGTGACTACGGCCCGCATCTTGATCGAAAACTGGTGCAGCAACTCCCAGACCACTTCGGTCCAGCTCCAGTCAACGCAGTGCTTCAGCAGGCTGTTCAGGCCTGCGTCGACTGCACATACCAGCCCTCTGTACTGCTGTCATTTCTGCAGAGCCAGTCCCATACAGGAGGAGAAGTCATTAGAG TGCGGTCAGAGCATGGTATCCGCTATGTGAAGCTGCCCTCTGCGTCCAGTGCTTCTTCTGTGCTGCGGTTCCTGGAGAACATGTGCCAACATCTGGAGAGTGACAGTCTCTTCAGCTCGCAGCCTTTCAGCCCCTACAGCAACAACACTCGCTTCTACAATAGGGCCAAGTCAG AACCACTGTGTGTTGCTGAGAACGGCCTGCCTAACAACGATCCCTCTAAGGATCCCACTCCGAGCCCCCGCCCCCTTCACAACACGCCAGACTACAGAGCAGCCAAGAGGGAGCGTCCGTATTACCCCGGACATGCACAGACGCCGCCGCCGCCTCTCCGACGAGTCAGCTCCAACCCCACTGAACCTGGCCCAGTGTGTGCACACAGACGAGTGGAGG CAGCTAGCTCAACAACAGGTCCAGACCACATGAAACAGGACAAAGATGCTTCCGGAAACAGCGCTTCCTCCTGGTCGGTTGATGATGTCATACGGTTTGTCCAAGAAGCCGATCCCCACACTCTCGGGCCGCACGTGGAACTGTTCAGGAAACAC GAGATTGATGGGAAGGCACTGATGCTGCTGCGCAGTGACGTCATTATGAAGTACATGGGTCTGAAGCTGGGCCCTGCGCTAAAGCTCTGTCATCACATCGAGAAGCTGAAGCAGACCAAGCAGTAG